The Vibrio echinoideorum genome includes a region encoding these proteins:
- the oppD gene encoding ABC transporter ATP-binding protein produces MSLLDVKDLRVEFTTQDGIVTAVNDLNFSLNQGETLGIVGESGSGKSQTVFALMGLLAKNGIISGSAKFEGNEILNLPEKELNKVRAEQIAMIFQDPMTSLNPYMKVCDQLMEVLMLHKGMGRSEAFEESVRMLEAVKIPEARKRITMYPHEFSGGMRQRVMIAMALLCRPKLLIADEPTTALDVTIQAQIMELLNELKDEFNTAIIMITHDLGVVAGSCDKVLVMYAGRTMEYGTVDEIFYEPSHPYAEGLLKAIPRLDTEGEILPTIPGNPPNLLRLPTGCPYQDRCHRVMDRCKQEAPILQPFAKDRQRACFSDWETWTK; encoded by the coding sequence ATGAGCTTATTAGATGTCAAAGATCTGCGCGTCGAATTTACCACGCAAGATGGTATCGTAACCGCAGTAAACGACCTGAACTTCTCACTTAACCAAGGTGAAACGCTGGGCATTGTTGGTGAGTCAGGTTCGGGTAAATCTCAAACGGTATTTGCACTGATGGGACTGCTGGCTAAGAACGGCATCATCTCAGGCAGTGCAAAGTTTGAAGGCAATGAAATTCTCAATCTACCTGAGAAAGAACTGAACAAAGTTCGTGCTGAACAGATCGCGATGATCTTCCAAGATCCAATGACATCACTGAACCCTTACATGAAAGTGTGTGATCAGTTGATGGAAGTTCTCATGCTACATAAAGGTATGGGTCGTTCAGAAGCATTTGAAGAATCCGTACGCATGCTTGAAGCGGTTAAAATCCCTGAAGCGCGTAAACGTATTACCATGTATCCACACGAGTTTTCTGGCGGTATGCGTCAACGTGTGATGATTGCAATGGCTCTGCTATGTCGCCCGAAACTACTTATCGCTGATGAACCAACAACAGCGTTGGATGTAACTATTCAAGCACAAATCATGGAATTGCTGAACGAGCTTAAAGATGAGTTCAATACAGCAATCATCATGATCACCCATGACTTGGGTGTAGTTGCCGGTTCTTGTGACAAAGTTCTAGTGATGTACGCTGGCCGTACCATGGAATACGGCACAGTAGACGAAATCTTCTATGAGCCTAGCCACCCTTATGCGGAAGGCCTGCTTAAAGCAATTCCTCGTTTGGATACCGAAGGTGAAATTCTACCGACGATTCCAGGTAACCCACCTAACTTACTTCGCCTACCAACCGGTTGTCCTTATCAAGACCGTTGTCACCGTGTAATGGACCGTTGTAAGCAAGAAGCACCAATTTTGCAGCCATTTGCGAAAGATCGTCAGCGTGCTTGTTTTTCTGATTGGGAGACTTGGACAAAATGA
- the oppF gene encoding murein tripeptide/oligopeptide ABC transporter ATP binding protein OppF, whose product MSKELLLDIKNLKVHFSIAAKSAWPWAKPSNLKAVDGVDVHLYEGETLGVVGESGCGKSTFARAIIGLVEATEGEVMWLGQDLTKMQEVKRRETRKEIQMIFQDPLASLNPRMSVGDIIAEPLQTFYPELSKQEVKDRVKEMMAKVGLLPNVINRYPHEFSGGQCQRIGIARALILKPKMIICDEPVSALDVSIQAQVVNLLMELQKELGLSLVFIAHDLSVVKHISDRVLVMYLGNAVELGESDALFSDPKHPYTKALMSAVPIPDPRLERSKTIQMLEGDLPSPINPPSGCVFRTRCPEATEACAQTKPTIQGNDVHAVSCLHVQV is encoded by the coding sequence ATGAGTAAAGAATTACTATTAGATATTAAAAACCTTAAAGTTCACTTTAGCATTGCGGCTAAGTCAGCTTGGCCTTGGGCGAAACCATCAAACCTTAAAGCGGTTGATGGTGTGGATGTTCACCTTTACGAAGGTGAGACTCTGGGTGTAGTAGGTGAGTCTGGCTGTGGTAAATCAACATTTGCGCGCGCAATTATTGGTTTAGTTGAGGCAACTGAAGGCGAGGTTATGTGGTTAGGTCAAGACCTGACTAAGATGCAGGAAGTGAAGCGTCGTGAGACTCGTAAAGAGATTCAGATGATCTTCCAAGACCCACTTGCATCGCTTAACCCGCGTATGTCAGTTGGAGACATCATTGCTGAGCCTCTACAAACTTTCTATCCTGAGCTTTCTAAACAGGAAGTGAAAGACAGAGTTAAAGAGATGATGGCAAAGGTTGGTTTACTACCAAACGTAATCAACCGTTACCCACATGAATTCTCTGGTGGTCAGTGTCAACGTATCGGTATCGCACGTGCACTTATCTTGAAGCCTAAGATGATCATCTGTGATGAGCCGGTTTCTGCTCTGGATGTATCTATCCAAGCTCAAGTAGTTAACCTTCTTATGGAACTACAGAAAGAGTTAGGTTTGTCTTTGGTATTCATCGCGCACGATTTGTCGGTTGTGAAACACATCTCTGACCGTGTATTGGTGATGTACTTAGGTAATGCAGTTGAACTAGGCGAATCAGATGCCTTGTTCTCGGATCCTAAGCACCCATATACCAAAGCATTGATGTCAGCCGTTCCTATTCCAGACCCTCGCTTAGAGCGCAGTAAAACCATTCAGATGCTGGAGGGTGATCTACCATCGCCAATTAATCCACCATCAGGTTGTGTGTTCCGTACTCGTTGCCCTGAAGCAACTGAGGCTTGTGCTCAAACGAAACCCACAATTCAAGGCAATGACGTACACGCAGTATCTTGCTTGCACGTACAAGTCTAG
- a CDS encoding glutathione S-transferase family protein, with the protein MGKLVEGVWHDVWYDTKESGGKFFREDAGFRSWVENKSGAQFQPESGRYHLYVSLACPWAHRTLIFRELKGLANHIDVTVVCPDMMSEGWQMGLPEPLFGHTRMHQIYTQAKPDYSGRVTVPVLWDKKTNTIVSNESSEIIRMFNSEFNELTGNTDDYYPWELAKKIDEWNDYIYPNINNGVYRTGFATTQEAYEEAYDSLFGALDKVDAHLSEHRYLAGNEITEADWRLFTTLVRFDAVYVGHFKCNKQRISDYVHIQGYLKELYQIEGIKETTDFYHIKRHYYYSHTGINPTQVVPKGPELGLDSPHQRDLI; encoded by the coding sequence ATGGGTAAGTTAGTTGAAGGTGTTTGGCATGATGTTTGGTACGACACTAAGGAAAGTGGCGGCAAATTTTTTCGTGAAGATGCTGGCTTTCGAAGCTGGGTAGAGAACAAGTCGGGCGCACAATTCCAGCCAGAAAGCGGCCGTTATCATTTATACGTATCATTAGCTTGCCCTTGGGCGCACCGAACTTTGATCTTCCGTGAGCTTAAAGGTCTGGCCAATCATATTGACGTGACGGTAGTCTGCCCAGACATGATGAGTGAAGGGTGGCAAATGGGTTTACCTGAGCCTCTGTTTGGTCACACTCGTATGCACCAAATCTATACTCAAGCCAAACCTGATTACTCAGGTCGAGTGACGGTTCCAGTATTATGGGACAAGAAAACCAACACCATCGTGAGTAACGAGTCCTCTGAAATTATCCGCATGTTTAACTCCGAATTTAATGAGTTAACAGGTAACACGGATGATTACTACCCGTGGGAGTTGGCCAAGAAGATTGATGAATGGAATGACTATATCTATCCGAATATCAATAACGGTGTTTATCGAACGGGTTTTGCGACGACGCAAGAAGCATACGAAGAAGCGTATGATTCTCTATTTGGTGCCTTAGATAAAGTAGACGCTCATCTTAGTGAACATCGTTACTTAGCGGGTAACGAGATTACAGAAGCGGATTGGAGGTTGTTTACCACTCTAGTTAGATTCGATGCAGTGTATGTTGGCCACTTCAAGTGTAACAAGCAGCGAATTTCAGACTACGTCCATATTCAGGGCTACTTAAAAGAGCTTTACCAGATCGAAGGCATTAAAGAGACGACCGATTTTTACCATATCAAGCGACATTACTATTACAGCCATACAGGCATCAATCCAACACAAGTTGTACCCAAAGGTCCAGAACTTGGCCTTGATTCGCCGCATCAACGTGACTTGATATAA
- the pta gene encoding phosphate acetyltransferase — protein sequence MSRTIMLIPTSAGVGLTSVSMGVLRAMERKGVSVSFYKPIAQPRSGGNQPDLTSTIISTNSDIKIGEPIAMTKAEALIGSEKMDELLESVVEQYNKINKDAEVTLIEGLVPTRKHPFANQVNAEIAKTLGAEIVFVATPGTYNPIQLKEHIEVACSNFGGTKNKNIKGVIINKLNAPVDEAGRTRPDLSEIFDDADSAQQANVEVMQIFNSSPIRVLGCVPWSIDLIATRAVDMAKHLNAEIVNEGEISTRRIKSITFCARSLPHMIEHFKPGSLLVTSADRPDVIVAAALAAKNGVEIGAILLTGGYDIPESIANLCAPAFASGLPIFKAQGNTWQTSLNLQSFNLEVPADDKERIEFVNDHVASHIDGPWIDSLSEGTQGIRRLSPPAFRYQLTEFARKAAKRIVLPEGDEPRTVKAASICAERGIATCVLLGNPEEIRRVAAQQGVELGAGVEIIDSASVRENYVARLVELRGAKGMTEVVAREKLEDSVFLGTMMLEAGEVDGLVSGAVHTTANTIVPPFQIIKTAPDASIVSSIFFMLLPDQVLVYGDCAINPDPTAEQLAEIAIQSADSAAAFGIDPRVAMISYSTGESGKGADVDKVREATKLAQAKRPDLVIDGPLQYDAAIMENVAASKAPNSPVAGKATVFVFPDLNTGNTTYKAVQRSADLVSIGPMLQGMRKPVNDLSRGALVDDIVYTVALTAIQADQAEQAKEKVIN from the coding sequence ATGTCCCGTACTATTATGCTTATCCCTACAAGCGCTGGTGTTGGTCTTACTAGTGTTAGCATGGGTGTTCTTCGCGCTATGGAGCGTAAGGGCGTAAGTGTTTCTTTCTACAAGCCAATCGCTCAACCTCGTAGCGGTGGTAACCAACCAGATTTAACGTCTACTATCATTAGCACAAACAGCGACATTAAGATTGGTGAGCCAATCGCAATGACTAAAGCTGAAGCTTTGATCGGTAGCGAAAAAATGGACGAACTTCTTGAGTCAGTTGTTGAGCAATACAACAAAATCAATAAAGACGCAGAAGTAACGCTTATCGAAGGCTTAGTTCCTACTCGTAAGCACCCATTTGCAAACCAAGTAAACGCGGAAATCGCGAAAACACTTGGTGCGGAGATCGTATTCGTTGCGACCCCTGGTACATACAACCCTATTCAGCTTAAAGAGCACATCGAAGTAGCATGTTCTAACTTCGGCGGCACTAAAAACAAGAACATCAAAGGCGTGATCATTAACAAGCTTAATGCTCCTGTTGATGAAGCTGGCCGTACTCGTCCTGATCTATCTGAAATCTTTGACGATGCAGATAGCGCTCAGCAAGCGAACGTTGAAGTAATGCAAATCTTCAACTCTAGCCCTATCCGTGTTCTTGGCTGTGTGCCATGGAGCATCGACTTAATCGCAACTCGTGCGGTTGATATGGCTAAACACCTTAACGCTGAAATCGTTAATGAAGGTGAAATCTCAACTCGTCGTATTAAGAGCATCACTTTCTGTGCACGCTCTCTACCCCACATGATTGAGCACTTCAAACCAGGTTCACTACTGGTTACTTCAGCAGACCGTCCTGACGTTATCGTTGCTGCAGCTCTTGCTGCGAAAAACGGTGTTGAAATTGGCGCAATCCTACTGACTGGCGGTTACGACATTCCAGAAAGCATTGCTAACCTTTGTGCTCCAGCATTCGCTTCAGGTCTACCGATCTTCAAGGCTCAAGGTAACACTTGGCAGACGTCTCTTAACCTACAGAGCTTCAACCTAGAAGTACCTGCAGATGATAAAGAGCGTATCGAGTTCGTTAACGATCACGTTGCTAGCCACATCGATGGCCCTTGGATTGATTCTCTATCTGAAGGTACTCAAGGTATTCGTCGTCTAAGCCCACCAGCATTCCGTTACCAGTTAACTGAATTTGCTCGTAAAGCGGCTAAGCGCATCGTTCTTCCTGAAGGTGATGAGCCACGTACCGTTAAAGCAGCATCTATCTGTGCTGAGCGCGGCATCGCAACTTGTGTACTTCTTGGTAACCCTGAAGAAATTCGTCGCGTTGCTGCACAGCAAGGTGTTGAGCTAGGCGCTGGCGTTGAGATCATCGATTCTGCATCCGTTCGCGAAAACTACGTAGCTCGCCTAGTAGAACTTCGTGGCGCTAAAGGTATGACTGAAGTTGTAGCTCGTGAGAAGCTAGAAGATTCAGTATTCCTAGGCACTATGATGCTTGAAGCGGGTGAAGTTGACGGTCTAGTTTCTGGTGCAGTTCACACAACGGCGAACACAATCGTTCCTCCGTTCCAGATCATCAAGACGGCTCCTGATGCATCTATCGTATCTTCAATCTTCTTCATGCTTCTGCCTGATCAAGTGCTTGTATACGGTGACTGTGCGATCAACCCAGATCCAACAGCTGAACAGCTTGCTGAAATCGCTATCCAATCTGCAGATTCTGCTGCGGCATTCGGTATCGACCCACGTGTTGCTATGATCTCTTACTCTACTGGTGAATCTGGTAAAGGTGCAGACGTAGATAAAGTACGTGAAGCAACAAAACTTGCTCAAGCAAAACGTCCTGATCTAGTGATCGATGGTCCTCTACAGTACGACGCAGCAATCATGGAAAACGTAGCCGCTTCTAAAGCGCCTAACTCTCCAGTTGCAGGTAAAGCGACAGTATTCGTATTCCCAGATCTAAACACGGGTAACACGACTTACAAAGCTGTACAGCGTTCAGCTGACCTAGTATCAATCGGTCCAATGCTTCAAGGTATGCGTAAGCCAGTAAATGACTTGTCACGTGGCGCTCTAGTAGACGATATCGTTTACACAGTAGCTCTAACGGCTATCCAAGCGGATCAAGCAGAACAAGCTAAAGAGAAAGTAATTAACTAA
- a CDS encoding acetate kinase encodes MSKLVLVLNCGSSSLKFAVVDAETGAEHLTGLAECLGLPEARMKWKLDGKHEAQLGAGAAHVEALSFMVETILASKPELKANLGAIGHRIVHGGEQFTSSALITDEVLKGIQDAATFAPLHNPAHLIGIEAAQQNFPGLQNVAVFDTAFHQTMPSESYLYALPYNLYKEHGIRRYGMHGTSHLFITREVAGLLNKPVEEVNIINCHLGNGASVCAIKNGQSVDTSMGLTPLEGLVMGTRCGDLDPAIIFHLHDALGYSVEEINNMLTKESGLAGLTEVTSDCRFVEDNYGEKEEATRAMDVFCHRLAKYVAGYTATLEGRLDAITFTGGIGENSGPIREMVLNRLGIFGIEVDSEANLKARFGGEGTITTANSRIPAMVISTNEELVIAEDTAKLAGL; translated from the coding sequence ATGTCTAAGCTAGTTTTAGTTTTAAACTGTGGTAGTTCTTCTCTTAAATTTGCTGTTGTTGATGCAGAAACAGGTGCTGAGCACCTAACTGGTCTTGCTGAATGTCTTGGTCTTCCAGAAGCTCGTATGAAATGGAAACTTGACGGCAAGCACGAAGCACAACTAGGTGCGGGCGCAGCTCACGTAGAAGCACTATCTTTCATGGTAGAAACTATTCTTGCTTCTAAGCCTGAGCTTAAAGCTAACCTTGGCGCTATCGGTCACCGTATCGTTCACGGTGGCGAGCAGTTCACTTCTTCTGCACTTATCACTGATGAAGTTCTTAAGGGTATTCAAGACGCTGCAACTTTTGCACCTCTTCATAACCCAGCTCACCTTATCGGTATCGAAGCGGCTCAACAGAACTTCCCTGGTCTACAAAACGTTGCTGTTTTTGACACTGCATTCCACCAAACAATGCCTTCTGAGTCTTACCTATACGCTCTACCGTACAACCTGTACAAAGAACACGGCATCCGTCGTTACGGCATGCACGGTACTTCTCACCTATTCATCACACGTGAAGTTGCAGGCCTACTAAACAAGCCAGTTGAAGAAGTTAACATCATCAACTGTCACCTAGGTAACGGCGCTTCTGTATGTGCTATCAAGAACGGTCAATCTGTAGATACTTCTATGGGTCTTACTCCTCTTGAAGGTCTTGTAATGGGTACTCGTTGTGGTGACCTTGATCCTGCGATCATCTTCCACCTGCACGACGCTCTTGGTTACTCTGTTGAAGAAATCAACAACATGCTAACTAAAGAGTCTGGCCTAGCAGGTCTAACTGAAGTGACTTCTGACTGTCGTTTCGTTGAAGACAACTACGGTGAGAAAGAAGAAGCAACTCGTGCAATGGACGTGTTCTGTCACCGTCTAGCTAAGTACGTTGCTGGCTACACTGCTACTCTAGAAGGTCGCCTAGACGCAATCACTTTCACTGGCGGCATCGGCGAGAACTCTGGCCCAATCCGTGAAATGGTTCTTAACCGCCTAGGCATCTTCGGCATCGAAGTTGACAGCGAAGCTAACCTTAAAGCACGTTTCGGCGGCGAAGGTACTATCACTACAGCTAACAGCCGTATCCCTGCAATGGTTATCTCTACTAATGAAGAGCTAGTAATTGCTGAAGACACTGCGAAACTAGCAGGTCTTTAA
- the yfbV gene encoding terminus macrodomain insulation protein YfbV — protein sequence MSNRVGLASSLKDGQKYMDLWPVRKELNAIFPEQRIIKATRFGVKVMPAIAAISVLTQMVFNNYQAMPQAVVMALFAISLPLQGMWWLGNRSKTQLPPALVSWYRELHEKITETGFALEPMKPRPRYKELAIILNRAFRQLDKSSMERWF from the coding sequence ATGAGTAATAGAGTTGGTTTAGCTAGCAGTTTAAAAGATGGCCAAAAGTACATGGATCTCTGGCCTGTTCGAAAAGAGTTAAACGCTATTTTCCCTGAGCAACGCATCATCAAAGCGACGCGTTTTGGTGTTAAGGTGATGCCCGCAATAGCTGCAATAAGCGTCCTTACGCAAATGGTCTTTAACAATTACCAAGCGATGCCACAGGCTGTGGTTATGGCATTGTTTGCGATCAGCTTGCCGCTTCAAGGTATGTGGTGGTTAGGTAATCGTTCAAAAACTCAGCTTCCGCCGGCCTTAGTATCTTGGTACCGTGAATTGCATGAAAAGATCACCGAAACGGGTTTTGCATTAGAGCCAATGAAGCCACGCCCTCGTTACAAAGAGTTGGCGATCATTTTAAATCGCGCATTTCGTCAGCTAGACAAATCTTCAATGGAACGTTGGTTCTAA
- a CDS encoding ABC transporter substrate-binding protein, with the protein MSSVRKILAAVLSCLLLLWTGNVMANVAKVSVSQVVDHPDLNATRLGLIEGLRVKGYEAGKNLEFSYEMANGSPAQAAKIARELVSENPHVLVGIATPTSQALVSATRSIPIVFTAVTDPIGARLVKHLDKPGRNVTGLSDLSPISQHVSLIKELLPQASSIGVVYNPAEANAVALVGLLKKSARDFGFTLYTEKVLTIDDVESKTESIAKKSDVIYALTDNTVASGIEGLIEAANRAGTPVVAGATSYVGKGAIAGLGLDYYDVGIQTADYVAAILNGQKPGKLSVKTAQSSQLVVNLEAARELGVTLPKSVIDRAIVSR; encoded by the coding sequence ATGAGTTCTGTAAGAAAGATATTGGCAGCGGTTTTAAGCTGTCTGCTGTTGCTATGGACTGGCAATGTAATGGCGAACGTCGCCAAAGTGTCGGTTTCACAAGTTGTTGACCATCCAGATCTGAATGCGACACGCTTAGGACTCATCGAAGGGTTAAGAGTTAAAGGCTATGAAGCGGGTAAAAATTTAGAGTTCTCTTATGAAATGGCTAATGGTAGCCCGGCGCAAGCCGCAAAAATTGCCAGAGAGTTAGTCAGCGAAAACCCCCACGTATTAGTGGGTATCGCGACACCTACTTCGCAAGCTTTGGTTTCTGCAACGCGATCTATTCCTATTGTGTTTACCGCGGTTACTGATCCAATTGGTGCGAGACTGGTCAAACACTTGGATAAACCGGGACGAAACGTTACCGGCCTTTCTGATTTGTCTCCGATTTCTCAACATGTATCTCTTATTAAAGAGCTCCTTCCTCAGGCAAGCTCAATTGGGGTTGTTTATAATCCGGCTGAAGCAAATGCCGTCGCGTTAGTTGGGCTATTAAAGAAGTCTGCACGAGACTTTGGTTTTACTCTGTACACTGAAAAAGTGCTAACCATCGATGATGTAGAATCAAAAACCGAATCCATTGCTAAGAAGTCTGATGTTATTTACGCATTGACAGATAACACTGTTGCAAGTGGTATCGAAGGGCTTATAGAAGCTGCTAACCGAGCTGGAACGCCAGTGGTTGCCGGAGCGACGTCTTATGTAGGAAAAGGCGCTATAGCGGGCCTTGGGTTAGACTATTATGACGTAGGTATTCAAACCGCAGATTATGTCGCTGCAATTCTGAATGGGCAAAAACCGGGGAAACTGAGTGTCAAAACCGCACAGAGCTCTCAGCTGGTCGTGAACCTTGAGGCGGCTCGTGAGCTAGGAGTGACATTGCCAAAGTCCGTAATTGATCGTGCAATAGTCAGTCGTTGA
- a CDS encoding sensor domain-containing diguanylate cyclase: MKVNRHFSLSFIFGFPAVIALMLLGLIGKNHFDAVKKDINSELHRIEEVFAGTTKVVTALDYSFSNYYKSGNPLFLDHNKQVVNGLCRIWPIDVLLLADGKTGDIPSVDIDYMLVGEESLCSETSDSYKSASEKIALAPILSFLSQLDEYHNGVHFIDTRGYVISSPEDFAKGLGKELLSTIKSRPYWQKTANNPDQLTLSGPAYRFDSLDRIISMTIPVFNQGVHQGMLSVDIDAGKLLGASNQHLAGKVNIIDTTLAVPSDSSTFYSEIVLEGVASHHAMYYDFDLEKEIEHFFIYEKDSLIVAIIVYLFSVTIFFYVNSNIERGYFKELAAKDPMTGLLNRRGLEAFWRSVEHDQLFTLTVFDIDDFKSINDTYGHDKGDDVIRYMSRQISSSIRSSDVAARFGGEEFVVYLKGDDRETMIRTLQRVKNAICAKSADIVPNGFTVSGGVCIVETKQSQLNFEEIFKYADEKLYAAKTTGKDRLVF, encoded by the coding sequence ATGAAAGTAAACAGGCACTTTAGCCTTAGTTTTATCTTCGGATTCCCAGCGGTGATCGCTTTAATGCTGCTAGGCCTAATTGGTAAGAACCATTTTGATGCGGTAAAAAAAGACATCAACAGTGAGTTGCATCGTATCGAAGAGGTTTTCGCTGGAACCACTAAAGTTGTCACTGCTTTAGATTACAGCTTCTCGAATTATTATAAATCCGGAAATCCACTTTTTCTTGACCATAATAAGCAGGTGGTCAATGGTCTTTGTCGTATTTGGCCTATCGATGTCCTACTACTCGCTGATGGTAAAACAGGCGACATTCCTTCTGTTGATATCGATTATATGTTGGTCGGTGAAGAATCGTTGTGCTCTGAAACCAGTGATAGCTACAAAAGTGCTTCCGAGAAAATCGCCTTGGCACCTATCCTTTCATTCTTGTCTCAACTTGATGAATACCACAATGGTGTGCATTTTATTGATACCCGCGGTTATGTGATTTCGTCACCTGAAGACTTCGCTAAAGGGCTAGGGAAGGAACTGCTCTCTACGATAAAAAGTCGCCCATATTGGCAAAAAACCGCCAATAATCCGGATCAATTGACGCTCTCTGGGCCGGCATACCGATTTGACTCCCTTGATCGAATAATCAGTATGACAATTCCTGTGTTCAATCAAGGGGTGCATCAAGGGATGCTCTCGGTAGATATTGACGCTGGCAAATTACTGGGGGCTTCTAATCAACATTTAGCCGGCAAAGTGAACATCATTGATACAACCTTGGCGGTTCCAAGCGACTCCTCAACCTTTTATAGCGAGATCGTCTTAGAAGGTGTCGCATCACATCATGCAATGTACTATGACTTTGATCTTGAAAAGGAAATAGAGCATTTCTTTATTTATGAAAAAGACAGTTTAATTGTCGCTATTATCGTTTACCTGTTCTCTGTCACTATCTTTTTCTACGTCAATTCCAATATTGAACGCGGTTATTTCAAAGAACTTGCTGCCAAAGACCCGATGACAGGATTATTGAATCGACGTGGCTTAGAAGCGTTTTGGCGCAGCGTAGAGCATGATCAATTATTTACCTTAACGGTGTTTGATATTGATGACTTTAAGTCAATTAACGATACCTATGGCCATGATAAAGGCGATGACGTGATTCGTTATATGTCGCGTCAGATAAGTAGCAGTATTCGAAGCAGTGACGTTGCCGCAAGGTTTGGCGGCGAAGAGTTTGTTGTTTATCTGAAAGGTGATGACCGGGAAACGATGATTAGGACATTGCAACGTGTAAAAAATGCGATTTGCGCGAAATCAGCCGACATTGTCCCGAATGGATTTACGGTGTCTGGCGGTGTGTGTATTGTTGAAACAAAGCAAAGCCAGCTTAACTTTGAAGAGATATTTAAGTACGCCGATGAAAAGTTGTACGCGGCTAAAACGACGGGTAAAGACCGTCTTGTATTTTAA
- the dusC gene encoding tRNA dihydrouridine(16) synthase DusC, translating into MRVILGPMEGVLDHLMREILTEINDYDLCVTEFVRIVDQLLPPHVFHRICPELHQGSQTMAGVPIHLQLLGQHPNWMAENAFQAANLGAKGIDINFGCPAKAVNKSNGGASLLKEPELIYQVVKACREAVPAHIPVSAKIRLGWEHPEECFEIVDAIEQAKADELTVHARTKTGGYKASEIKWDYINQIREKTSLPLIANGEIWNYEDGQDCIKATGVDSLMVCRGAFNIPNLGNVVKHNHQKMPWDKVIELLLRYSEFQIKGDKGMYYPNRVKQWFVYLSKGYPEANELFKEIRTFKKAPPIVERLQRYQDQRCQSV; encoded by the coding sequence ATGCGAGTAATACTTGGCCCAATGGAGGGCGTTCTAGATCACCTAATGCGTGAAATTCTCACAGAGATCAATGATTACGATCTCTGTGTCACAGAATTTGTACGTATCGTTGATCAACTTCTTCCTCCGCATGTATTCCACCGTATTTGCCCTGAGTTACATCAAGGCTCTCAAACCATGGCTGGTGTACCTATTCACCTTCAACTTTTGGGGCAACACCCAAATTGGATGGCTGAGAATGCCTTTCAAGCAGCCAACTTAGGCGCTAAAGGTATTGATATTAACTTTGGGTGTCCTGCGAAAGCAGTAAACAAAAGTAATGGTGGAGCTTCATTGCTAAAAGAGCCTGAACTCATCTATCAAGTGGTGAAAGCCTGCCGAGAAGCGGTACCTGCACATATTCCGGTATCCGCAAAAATTCGACTGGGCTGGGAACATCCTGAGGAGTGTTTTGAGATTGTCGATGCCATTGAACAAGCGAAAGCTGACGAACTGACTGTGCATGCGAGAACTAAAACAGGTGGTTACAAGGCTAGTGAAATCAAATGGGACTACATCAATCAAATAAGAGAGAAAACCTCTCTACCGTTGATTGCGAACGGTGAAATTTGGAACTATGAAGATGGTCAAGATTGCATTAAAGCAACAGGAGTCGATTCATTGATGGTCTGCCGCGGCGCTTTCAATATTCCAAACCTTGGTAATGTCGTTAAGCACAACCACCAGAAAATGCCGTGGGATAAAGTCATTGAACTTTTACTGCGCTATTCAGAGTTTCAAATTAAAGGGGATAAAGGCATGTACTACCCCAATAGAGTGAAACAATGGTTTGTCTATTTAAGCAAAGGCTACCCTGAAGCGAACGAACTATTTAAAGAAATTCGTACTTTCAAGAAAGCGCCACCCATTGTAGAGCGCCTACAACGTTACCAGGATCAGCGCTGCCAATCCGTTTAG